Genomic segment of Syngnathus acus chromosome 10, fSynAcu1.2, whole genome shotgun sequence:
AGAGGAAACTGCACCTTCCGGGAGAAAATTCTGAAGGCCGCCACCTTCAATGCTTCCGCCGTGCTCATCTACAACAACTCCACCAACAAGACTGTCATGATGGGCCACGAAGGTCAGTGTGTGTGAACACGCCGTGCTAACGTGAGCGACAAGGCTTTCTGGTCCTGCCGCTCCCGGTTGAGGTAAAAGGTCGTGGTGGATGGATGAGGCATGTGCAAATGTCCCGGTCCAGAAAGCCCCCAACAATCACGGTTTCCTCATCTGGTGTTCTGCTGTGGCGCCTTCAGGTACGGGCGACACAGTGGCGGTGATGATCACGGAAGGTTATGGCAAAGACATCCTGGCCCAACTGGAGAGGAACCTGAGCGTGGTGGTGACGGTCTTTAGGGGTCAGCGCACTCCCAAGAACATCAACCGAGGCTCGCTGGTCTTTGTGTCCATCTCCTTCATCGTCCTCATGATCATCTCCTCGGCTTGGCTCATCTTCTACTTCATACAGAAGATACGATACGGCGGCGCGCCGCACCGTGGCcacgtacgtgtgtgtgtgtgtgtgtgtgcgtgcctgtgTGCAGACACGTGACCATAgcgtgtttcttttttgtctgaCGTCAGCGTCGTCTGGGCGACGCGGCCAAGAAGGCCATCGGGAAGTTAAGCACCAGGACGGTGAAGAAAGGAGATAAAGTAAGATGTGTGTGCGGGTTTTTTGGGTTGATTTGAaatgacgtgtgtgtgtgtgtgtgtaggagaCGGATCCTGACTTCCACCACTGTGCAGTTTGTATCGAATCATACCAGCTGAACGACGTGGTCCGCATCCTTCCCTGCAAGTAAGTCAAGGCACAAAAGGGGCTGAGCTTGAATGATGCCTGTGTGTGCACCTTCCAAAGTATGAcatctaacacacacacatgaaaagTGGAGGATTTTGGGCTGGCTCTGAAATATCACCAGATGAAATGTCATTTAGGCACGTGTTCCACAAGGCGTGCGTGGATCCGTGGCTCAGCGAGCACTGCACGTGTCCCATGTGCAAACTCAACATCCTCAAGGCTCTCGGCATTTCGGTGAGTCGTGTGCCGGGTCGCGTGCCCAGGTTTTTAACGGCGCTGACGTTGCGCCTGTGTTTTGACGTGCAGGGTGGCGTGCCGTACGTAGACAGCGAGGGCCTGAATGCGGAGCATCCCGGTGGGGCTCAGGCGTCCGCCGGCCCGAGGGCGCCGCCTAGCCGGCGAAGCGGCCGACCCGCCGTCCGCCTGGAGCCTCTCAGCCCGCCCTGCCCGGAGGCCCCGCCCCTTTCCCCCGCTGACATCGCCATTGCCGTCACCAGtaagatttgtgtgtgtgtgcgcgtgtggtTGAATTTTCAGAAACTTTTTCCctttcttgtctttttattttatttttgacagaTTCTTGTGAAGCCTAACACAATCTTGGAATCttgaaagcaaatgttttgtttgtgcaggCGGTCACTTCTTCACGTCGACGCCTCCTCCTCGCACGGAGCTGCCGGACCTGCAGGCCCCTCTCGACCTCTACGACGACAAGTCCTGAAGCccgtcaccatggcaaccccTCGCCtccaaccacacacacacacacacacacacacacacacacacacacacacacacacacacacacacagacattaacacaaacattctgaccTGTGTAAGAACACTGAACTCGAGGACTCCAAAGTGTTGTTGACAAAGCGGATCACTCTGGATCTGGTCTCATCGGGTTTCGGAGCAGCGGATCCTGACTCCTGAATCTTCCGTGAAAAACTTTCTGAAGGCTCAGCCAATTTGTGGCCAGATTTACGGGTCCTGGTTCCCGGGACGCTTTACGGGGCGACAAAAGTTCCATCTGGAGTTCTTCTCAAGGATCCTGGAAAAGATGCGTGGAGGGTCGGTCGTCTATTGTTCTTCCAATGGTTTGTTCCTTCTTAGAAAAGCCAATTCCTCCAATTCCAGAGTGCCTGAATGTTGGTCAACGGACTGCAGCTGGATCACAACCAAAGAACCAGAACTACTGGCTTTTTGAGGCATACCCACCCACACCAATCCTGAGACCAGAACCAGAAGCAGAACTTCTGTAGAGACAATCGCATGACCCAGGAAGAGTGCAACCCTCTCTCCCGCTGCAGCCGCCAACAATTGCTTTTAAAGGAAGAGTCCCTCACTTGCCAACAAGTCCCATCGTCCTCCAGCCGTCACGTCGCTAAGGTCTTTGCCACTCCAAGTTGGCCCATTGGCCAGAAACAGAAGCCGAGCTGGCGTGTCACCGGTAACCACCTCGATCTAAACGTTAGCCTAGTTTCGCACAAAAGGCAGAAGGGAAAGGCCGAGTTTAGCTTGCGTTAGCGTAGCAAGAGAAGGAATGCAAATAATAAAGGGAAGGCCGACGTCAAAGTGGCTTCAAAACAGCATCGGCCGTGCTTGCTCACCAGCTACTTTGCTCTTCGGCCAAACCGCTCCAGTTCATAATTAGCATTTTCATTAACCCAAATTGATACAATCAATAGAGCATTACAGTAAGAAAATGTATATTCTACAAACTATTACAATTGTGAGCCAAGCGTACAAATAACCAATACTCACGCGATTGTCATATTTAGTCATAAGGATAACCAATTCATTTTGTGACTCAACACGTTAAGtatatttcaaatcatttaCATATTCCGCATTGGGAGGCGTGTGATTGGTCTAGTTCCATGGTCGTCTTGAACTGTGGTTGAAATTCCGTACACATATACAATGTTGCTTGCACATGGCAACGTGAAACGAAGCAACAAGTTTGATCCTTGTACAATAACTTCAATCACCTGTTGACTTCATGTTTGTTGTAAAACGACGAACCAAGATTcaaacactgtgtgtgtgtgcgtttgaaACATGGAATTAATGTACTGTAGTTCATTTGTAGTCCGTCACTATTAAAATGCTGCTCTGTTGACGCCTGTCAATCCATCATCTCGCCTACTATTTTGCAATTATTTAGCAATTAGTGCAACATGCCAAAAACCTCACCCGTGCATGTTTAGCACCAGCCCGTGTTAGCGCAGGCGCTAAACTCAAACTCAACTCTTTTTACTTGGAGCTTCCTTGAGCAGTAATGCTACATTCAAATCCACTTCAATACAAATAACGATGGCAGTCATTGAGTTCATTTAGGCAATCGAAATGACTCATCAAAATTCAAAGGGTAAGATCAATTGAAATGCCGATACACTTTAATCAATAGATTAATTACATCAATTTATTCCGTGACAGTTATTGTTTAGAAAACCTCTAAAATAGATGTTCATCAAAACTTGGTATTCATGTGTTTCgaaatgaaatgattattttaaaagtTAAGTTACAAATTACGGATGGGAAAGATTTCTTATATTCCTAAAGATAAAATATCGCGGTTGGTCATGTTATATCATCAGTTTGTATTCAAAATAAGTGAGTGTTCTTTGCCTCGATCAATGTTCCATTTGACGTTTCGCACCGCGTGTTGTTTTGAAGTTCAACATGAGCAACCAGAAACAAAGTTAAAAGAGTCAAACTTTCATGTTCACTTTTATTGTGTGGAGGGAGGAGTt
This window contains:
- the rnf130 gene encoding E3 ubiquitin-protein ligase RNF130 isoform X1; the encoded protein is MKAVERAQEMGRFQKITVLDEGSMTSLSRTGLRVPSVLVLVMVLVVVQSRWARAGRPDRAPAPVLVLEEYVSATVNASVMDARGHAVHVMSSEDGIYGQNSPKVDTRALLVVTPAPVVDRQGCDPDTRFVAPPRGVQWVALLQRGNCTFREKILKAATFNASAVLIYNNSTNKTVMMGHEGTGDTVAVMITEGYGKDILAQLERNLSVVVTVFRGQRTPKNINRGSLVFVSISFIVLMIISSAWLIFYFIQKIRYGGAPHRGHRRLGDAAKKAIGKLSTRTVKKGDKETDPDFHHCAVCIESYQLNDVVRILPCKHVFHKACVDPWLSEHCTCPMCKLNILKALGISGGVPYVDSEGLNAEHPGGAQASAGPRAPPSRRSGRPAVRLEPLSPPCPEAPPLSPADIAIAVTSGHFFTSTPPPRTELPDLQAPLDLYDDKS
- the rnf130 gene encoding E3 ubiquitin-protein ligase RNF130 isoform X2, whose protein sequence is MTSLSRTGLRVPSVLVLVMVLVVVQSRWARAGRPDRAPAPVLVLEEYVSATVNASVMDARGHAVHVMSSEDGIYGQNSPKVDTRALLVVTPAPVVDRQGCDPDTRFVAPPRGVQWVALLQRGNCTFREKILKAATFNASAVLIYNNSTNKTVMMGHEGTGDTVAVMITEGYGKDILAQLERNLSVVVTVFRGQRTPKNINRGSLVFVSISFIVLMIISSAWLIFYFIQKIRYGGAPHRGHRRLGDAAKKAIGKLSTRTVKKGDKETDPDFHHCAVCIESYQLNDVVRILPCKHVFHKACVDPWLSEHCTCPMCKLNILKALGISGGVPYVDSEGLNAEHPGGAQASAGPRAPPSRRSGRPAVRLEPLSPPCPEAPPLSPADIAIAVTSGHFFTSTPPPRTELPDLQAPLDLYDDKS